The genomic interval ACCGTTAAAAAGGCCGAGGCGATTTGCTTTGTGAACCAGGGAATCTAATTGTGCGGATTTACTGGTTTGAGCGTTGGCTTTCTGGTTCGGTACCATCAGAGTGCTGATGGTAATTAAGCTGATTACAGATTTTTTGAAGACGATCATGTTTGGGAGTTTGATGATAAGACTCCCGGGTAGCTAAATTGTTGCAGTTGTACCTTAACAAAATATAGCTGCAATATAGACTATTTTGATAAAGAGCGGCGGCCAAGCAGATGCTTATAGCATAATAAGTTCACTAATATGAGGGCCATTCCATAAAATACGTCTTCTACAGGGATGGTTAATATTCTGAAACCAATAATCTGGTTGTTATCATACCAAACTATAGGTGCATCCAGGCAAGTTCCGGTTAATAAACCGTTGACGATTAAAAAAGGGAATAACAGTACGGTGTAAATGATATAAAACTTTGGAAGCCAGCCGATCTTTAAAACATATCTGCTACAGAAGAGCACGACAGCCAATAACAAAAAAGTAGCCGCCGGATAAATATGTCCCCGGTATAAAATAGACATCAGGATACAAATCAGAATAAGTACAGGTGTCAGGATTTTTTCAACGCCGAGCGGGATTGGTTTTTTAATGAACAGATCCAGACAATGAAAGGTAAATACACAGGCATAAGGAATACAAAAGAAGAATAGAATTTCTTCTAAAGGCATGTTACCTACTTTTAAACCAACCAGATAATCAGGATTAAATCCCCAGACACCAAGACTGGTAAAATACACATCCCAGAGTAAGAAGATGATTCCTGTTAACAGTACTGCAGGAAAAAAAGCCTTCCAGGTTTTATAAAAGTTTAGTTTTGGATGGAAAGAATAAATGAAAGGAACACTAATTGTGAAAAAATCAATCAGGAGATACGTATATTTCATGCTCCAGTTTTTTTATTCTCAAAGAAGTACTTAAACGGAACCCATAACATCCCAAAACACTCTCCATGTTCCTTATTGATGTGTTTATGGTGCATCTTGTGTGCTCTTCTGATGGCTTTAAAATACCAGTGATCAGAATTCCTGAATATTTTAAATCGCTGATGAATGAAAATGTCATGGATAAAAAAATATGCTGCACCATACAACGTAATCCCTATACCTATATACAAGGCAACTGTATTCCCATAAAAAGAGCCTAATCCCAGGCAAATGATACCTGGAATAGCAAAAATCAAAAAGAAAAAATCATTTCTTTCCAAAAAGCCTTCATGATCTTTGTGGTGATGATCACGGTGTAAAGTCCAGAAAAATCCATGCATGATATATTTGTGCGTAAACCACGCGACTCCTTCCATACCGATAAAGGTTGCCGCTACAATCAGGGTATTAATTATCCAGTTACTCATAAGTTGAACAGTTGATTATAATTACTTTTAACACGTTCGAAGCAAATTTTTAACCATATCGTATATTGCTCCGGATTTATTTTTAACTGAATTTCCAGCGCTTCCAAAGTTATATATTTGAAAGCAGCTACCTCATCAGGATTGGGTACTGGTATGCTATCACTGATACCAAAATAGACATGATCAAACTCATTTTCAGAAAGACCATCTTTTAAATCAGCATAATAGATAAAACTAAATCCAAATTCAAGCGTACAATCCATGCCCATTTCTTCTTGCAGTCTTCTATTTGCTCCGGCCTTTGTGTCTTCACCAGGATAAGGGTGACTACAGCACGTATTACTCCACTGGCCGCCCGAATGATATTTATCTAATGCCCGTTGCTGTAACAGGAATTCGCCTTTCTGGTTGAAAATAAATACCGAAAATGCGCGATGAAGTTTTCCACGCTGATGCGCTTCCATTTTCTCCATCAAGCCTGTCATCTGATCGAGCTGGTCTACAAGTATTACTTGATCTTTCATTTTTTAATGTCGTTACGTTCCTTTTCAGTTATATGTTTGGAGGCAAACAAATAGTTAATTACCAGCTGTTTTAATGGCTGGTCATGTATCTGATCAAGATTCTTAATTAATATTTTTTTGTCCGCTGTAATCTGGTCATTGTAACCAAGAAAAGAGGGGAGGTTAGACTGAATTGTAAATCTTAAAAATCTGATTTCCAAATTTTCAGGATCAAGGGCAACTGCGCTTTCAATGAATTCTTTACCTTTTTTAAATCTTCTGTATTTTGAAATCGGGCTGATCGTATATTTAGCCTGCATCATTTCGGCAACCCCTTTATAGCAGATTAAAAGTTCACTGGATTGATCATCCACATTGGAAAGCAGGTCCTGAAGTTTACTTGCTGCTGCTTTATCAGTTGCCGACTGATAATATAAAACACGCAACTGTTTGATTTCCGGAGACGGTAGTGTTCCATAGATAAACAGGATAAAAAGGGCCAAAATTTTCATATCGCATTCATTTTATAACGAATGATAGAATCACACATCAGCCCAATTTTATGACTGTTAGAAATCCGGATTCTTTTGGACATTACTTTTTCGGCCGTTGCATTTTTAATCTTATTAAATAGTTCTTTATAATAGATGTAGGCAAGATAAACGCCATTTTTGGAAGAAGCGGGTAATTGTTTAATCCCTGCCAGCGCCTGCTTAAATTCCTGTTCTATTTCCTTTTCTATAATTTGCTTTTCGTGATTGGAGAATACGGAAAGGTCAATGTTTGGGAAGTAAGTACGGCTCAGGTTAAAATAATCTGCATTGATATCTCTGAGGAAGTTGACTTTCTGAAATGCTGATCCTAATTTCATAGCTGAATCTTTTAGCAGTTCATATTGGATTTTATTGCCTTCTGTAAAAACGTTAAGGCACATCAGGCCAACCACTTCTGCTGAACCTAAGATATACTGATCATACAACTCAGGAGTGTATTGTTTTTTATCAAGATCCATCTCCATGCTCTTTAAGAACAGTTCAATCAGTTCTTTGTCAATGGCATAGTCATTAACTACCTGCTGAAAAGAGTTTAATATCGGATTCAGGCTTATTTTATGTTCAATAGCTTCATAGCAGTCCTGTCTGAATTTTGCAAGCAGAAAGGGTTTGTCAAAGTCATGGAAACTATCTACAATTTCGTCGGCAAGGCGTACAAATCCGTAAATTGAATAAATAGGATTACGCAATTTCCTGCCTAAGAAATAGATACCTAATGAAAAACTGGTACTGTAACGTTTGGTTGTGATCTTGCTGCATTCTACAGACAACCGGTCAAATATCTCTTTCATAGGTTTTTATTAAAGTATTTTATCAGTTGACTGGCAGCCACATGGCCTGAAATAATGGATGGAGGAACTCCTGGTCCTGGTACAGTAAGCTGGCCTGCATAAAACAGGTTTTCAACCTTTTTGTTTTTTAATGAAGGTTTCAGGT from Pedobacter sp. WC2423 carries:
- the idi gene encoding isopentenyl-diphosphate Delta-isomerase, coding for MKDQVILVDQLDQMTGLMEKMEAHQRGKLHRAFSVFIFNQKGEFLLQQRALDKYHSGGQWSNTCCSHPYPGEDTKAGANRRLQEEMGMDCTLEFGFSFIYYADLKDGLSENEFDHVYFGISDSIPVPNPDEVAAFKYITLEALEIQLKINPEQYTIWLKICFERVKSNYNQLFNL
- a CDS encoding sterol desaturase family protein, producing the protein MSNWIINTLIVAATFIGMEGVAWFTHKYIMHGFFWTLHRDHHHKDHEGFLERNDFFFLIFAIPGIICLGLGSFYGNTVALYIGIGITLYGAAYFFIHDIFIHQRFKIFRNSDHWYFKAIRRAHKMHHKHINKEHGECFGMLWVPFKYFFENKKTGA
- a CDS encoding lycopene cyclase domain-containing protein; translated protein: MKYTYLLIDFFTISVPFIYSFHPKLNFYKTWKAFFPAVLLTGIIFLLWDVYFTSLGVWGFNPDYLVGLKVGNMPLEEILFFFCIPYACVFTFHCLDLFIKKPIPLGVEKILTPVLILICILMSILYRGHIYPAATFLLLAVVLFCSRYVLKIGWLPKFYIIYTVLLFPFLIVNGLLTGTCLDAPIVWYDNNQIIGFRILTIPVEDVFYGMALILVNLLCYKHLLGRRSLSK
- a CDS encoding phytoene/squalene synthase family protein, whose amino-acid sequence is MKEIFDRLSVECSKITTKRYSTSFSLGIYFLGRKLRNPIYSIYGFVRLADEIVDSFHDFDKPFLLAKFRQDCYEAIEHKISLNPILNSFQQVVNDYAIDKELIELFLKSMEMDLDKKQYTPELYDQYILGSAEVVGLMCLNVFTEGNKIQYELLKDSAMKLGSAFQKVNFLRDINADYFNLSRTYFPNIDLSVFSNHEKQIIEKEIEQEFKQALAGIKQLPASSKNGVYLAYIYYKELFNKIKNATAEKVMSKRIRISNSHKIGLMCDSIIRYKMNAI